In Pelosinus sp. UFO1, one genomic interval encodes:
- a CDS encoding NADH-quinone oxidoreductase subunit C, translated as MEYQEVTATNLVKEARSICRTGEYGLTAMFANDERMIHGCFAIYCIFIGAGQIKAIKGVLNQGGKLEFPSLTPFFSTAAWFEREIHDLFGIQPTGHPDLRPLVLHENWPNGLYPMRKDFPANLHVSEAHKKYDMVGVEGEGVFEVPVGPIHAGIIEPGHFRFSQSGEQVVHLDAKLFFTHRGIEKSVEGLPIEMAAFSVERICGACSVSHALSYAQGIESIANIKIPEQAEVIRIVVTELERLYNHVGDIGNLCAGVGFAIGISNGSRLKEILMRLNEKITGNRFLRGMIIPGGVSMEVTPDLAWDIRNTLEELTGEFKDLIGLLKDNSAFLDRVENTGILTHKAGSDLGVVGVAARASGINIDMRRDYSYSLYNNLDFKVPVYSQGDVAARLWVRKEEVEQSIEIIKQVLDYMPNIPKGLNVSLPRITPYSSGMGWSESARGSNFHWIMIGENNTIYRHFIRSASYPNWPAVAIAAPGNIIPDFPLINKSFELCYACLDR; from the coding sequence ATGGAGTATCAAGAAGTAACTGCCACGAATCTCGTAAAAGAAGCAAGAAGCATATGTCGGACAGGAGAGTATGGACTTACTGCTATGTTTGCCAATGATGAGCGTATGATTCATGGATGCTTTGCTATCTATTGTATTTTTATTGGGGCGGGTCAGATTAAGGCAATAAAGGGCGTTTTAAACCAAGGGGGAAAACTAGAATTCCCTTCCTTGACACCTTTTTTTTCAACAGCTGCATGGTTTGAAAGAGAAATACATGATTTGTTTGGTATACAGCCAACTGGACACCCGGATCTGCGCCCTCTAGTACTGCATGAGAATTGGCCAAATGGCCTTTATCCTATGCGTAAGGATTTTCCAGCGAATCTTCATGTATCTGAGGCACATAAAAAGTACGATATGGTGGGAGTAGAGGGGGAAGGTGTGTTTGAAGTACCTGTAGGACCCATTCATGCAGGTATTATTGAGCCAGGACACTTTCGGTTTAGCCAATCGGGTGAACAGGTTGTTCATTTAGATGCAAAATTATTCTTTACTCATCGAGGCATTGAAAAGTCAGTAGAAGGTTTGCCTATAGAGATGGCTGCCTTCTCGGTAGAACGGATCTGTGGTGCTTGCAGTGTGTCGCATGCCTTGTCCTATGCCCAAGGCATTGAATCCATAGCCAATATAAAAATCCCTGAACAGGCAGAAGTAATAAGGATAGTAGTAACAGAATTAGAACGTCTGTATAATCATGTAGGCGATATTGGCAATTTGTGTGCTGGAGTCGGTTTTGCTATAGGAATTAGTAATGGATCTAGGTTAAAGGAAATATTAATGCGGTTGAATGAAAAAATCACAGGCAATCGCTTTCTTAGAGGTATGATAATACCTGGTGGTGTGAGTATGGAAGTAACACCAGACTTAGCTTGGGACATACGCAACACCTTAGAGGAGTTAACTGGAGAATTTAAAGATTTAATTGGATTATTAAAGGATAACAGTGCTTTTTTAGACAGAGTAGAAAATACAGGTATATTGACTCATAAGGCTGGCTCTGATTTAGGTGTAGTTGGTGTGGCCGCAAGAGCTTCGGGAATTAATATAGATATGAGAAGAGACTATAGCTATTCATTATATAATAATTTAGATTTTAAAGTGCCAGTATATAGTCAAGGGGATGTAGCAGCTCGTTTATGGGTTAGGAAAGAAGAAGTAGAGCAATCCATAGAAATAATTAAGCAAGTTCTGGATTATATGCCCAATATACCCAAAGGACTTAATGTTTCGTTACCAAGGATTACACCATATAGCAGTGGGATGGGCTGGAGTGAATCGGCCCGGGGGAGTAATTTTCACTGGATCATGATAGGCGAAAATAATACAATATATCGTCATTTTATTAGGTCAGCCTCCTATCCGAATTGGCCAGCAGTAGCTATCGCTGCACCTGGTAATATTATTCCAGATTTTCCACTCATTAATAAGAGTTTTGAATTATGCTATGCATGTTTGGATCGTTAG
- the nuoB gene encoding NADH-quinone oxidoreductase subunit B family protein: protein MIHILKKIMATGVVTEDYDKGEVPERFRGQITIEKGECKNCCRCITSCPTKAIREQAGYLTIDHKACIFCGRCVERCEAEQLKHTSKYKLATCSSITANIGTLLGRKIQSIFGRSLHIRHVDAGSCNACDFEMNALSNPFYDLQQYGIDFVASPRHADMLMVTGVVTRNLTQALLMTYEAMPTPNLVMAVGACAASGQVFGSSYAMCGAVDKVLPVDIYVPGCPPRPQALLYGLLLTMDKL from the coding sequence ATGATACATATATTAAAAAAAATTATGGCCACTGGTGTAGTGACGGAAGATTATGATAAGGGAGAAGTTCCAGAGCGTTTTCGTGGCCAAATCACTATAGAAAAGGGTGAATGTAAAAATTGCTGCAGATGCATTACTAGTTGCCCGACAAAAGCCATTCGTGAACAAGCTGGCTATTTGACAATTGATCATAAGGCTTGCATATTTTGCGGCCGGTGTGTAGAACGCTGTGAAGCAGAGCAGCTAAAGCATACGAGCAAGTATAAATTAGCCACCTGTTCTAGCATCACGGCAAATATAGGTACACTGTTAGGTAGAAAGATTCAGTCTATATTTGGTCGCTCCTTGCATATCAGACATGTGGATGCTGGTTCTTGTAATGCTTGTGATTTTGAAATGAATGCTTTGAGCAACCCTTTTTATGACCTGCAACAGTATGGAATTGATTTTGTAGCTTCACCAAGACATGCAGATATGCTTATGGTGACAGGTGTGGTGACACGGAATTTAACGCAAGCGCTATTAATGACGTATGAAGCTATGCCGACCCCTAATCTGGTTATGGCAGTTGGAGCCTGCGCGGCTAGTGGCCAGGTTTTTGGTAGTAGTTATGCGATGTGCGGGGCGGTTGATAAAGTGCTGCCTGTTGATATTTATGTACCTGGCTGTCCACCTCGTCCCCAGGCTCTTTTATATGGGCTATTGCTAACAATGGATAAACTATAG
- a CDS encoding RidA family protein, with amino-acid sequence MKTVVNTDFAPQAIGPYSQAIKANGFLFVSGQIPLDPMTGQIVYGGIESQTYQVLNNLKAILEKEGLGFDNVVKTGVFLKDMEDFAAMNKIYAEYFKNEPPARACVQVARLPRDVSVEIELIAVYEK; translated from the coding sequence ATGAAGACAGTAGTGAATACGGATTTTGCGCCCCAGGCCATTGGCCCTTACTCGCAGGCTATTAAGGCGAATGGTTTTTTATTTGTTTCAGGACAAATACCTTTAGATCCAATGACAGGACAAATTGTTTATGGTGGGATTGAATCTCAAACTTATCAAGTACTTAATAACTTAAAGGCTATTTTAGAAAAAGAGGGTTTAGGTTTTGATAATGTAGTGAAAACCGGTGTCTTCTTAAAGGACATGGAAGATTTCGCTGCCATGAACAAGATTTATGCTGAGTATTTCAAAAATGAACCACCAGCACGTGCTTGTGTACAGGTAGCAAGATTACCACGGGACGTAAGCGTAGAAATTGAATTGATCGCTGTGTACGAAAAATAA